Genomic DNA from Methanofollis sp.:
CGGCGTCGGCAAGAAGACGGCGGTCACGGTCCTTGCGAAGCGGCCCTTCGCCGACCTCGCCGCCTTCAGGAAGGTCGCGGGGGAGACGGTGGTGGACGGGTACCTCTCGTTCGAGTGAGACGGGTACACCTCCTCTTGGAGAAGAGCCCATCGTGTCTGATATTTTTCAGAAAAAATGGCTCTGTTGAAAACTTTTTCTGGTGTGCCTGCGCCGGGGGACTACGCCCCCGGGCCCCCGCTCAGGATTGGGGGGATACGGCAATCTCCCTCCTCTGAATACCCTGTTCGCTCTTCCCGGGCCAATCTCAACTGGGGGTCCGGGGGGGCCGCCGCCCCCCGGCAGGTAGTAGGGGGAAGGCGGTAGATCCGCGTCTACTCTCATGGAAGGGAGAGAGACATCAACCTGAACATGAGGATTTCAACAAAGCCGAAAAAATAAATCCCGGTGCTCTCTACTCCTATCATGCCGCCCCGAATCATCGAAAAGGTGAAAGGGTTCGTCATGCACCCTGTGGAGGCGTTCAGGAATGCACGATCCGACGACCCTGGCGACGTCCTCAAATACTTTGTCGTCCTCCTCGCCATCAACTTAACCCTCCTCACCATTTTCATCATTGGCTGGCTCTTCTCCTACACCTTAACATCCGGCGGGAACGCCGCGGCGCTTGTGTTTGACGGGATCACATTTGTCATCGGCGAACTGATCGGCGGGACCGTTCTCTTCTTCCTCGCCTGCATGGTCTTCCACCTCTTCGTCGCCCTCGTCGTCGGCGGGAAGAGCATCGAGCAGACGTTCAGGGCCCTGGCGTACGGCGCCACCCCCGGCCTGCTCCTCGGCTGGATTCCCCTGATCGGCCTCATCGCGTGGATCTGGACGGCGGCCCTCGTCATCATCGGTGTCAGGGAACTCCACGAGACCTCGACCCTGAGGGCCGCGGTCGCTGTCCTCCTGCCGGTGGCCATCCTCGTCGTCCTCTTCTTCGTGATGCTCTTCGCTCTCGTGATGGTGAGAGGCGGAGTCTGAGGGTGGGTTGCTCCCTGGTCCCGCCCGTCTCCACAAACCCTTTTCTATAAGGACAGATTACTCCCCTTCATGCACCGCCGCGCCCTCGCCCCCCTGCTCGTCCTCGTCATCGCCCTGGTCTTTCTGAGCGGCTGTTTTTCGCAGGAGCCATCCTTTCTGCATACCATCTACACCTATGAACTCCAGATCCGGACAGATGCGCCCATCGAGAACGTGACCTTCCTCGTCCCCCTCCCGACGCGCGGCGACCGTCCGGCCGTCGGTCCGGAACCGATCACCGTCGATTTCTATTCAGATCAACTGTCGCAGAATATCACTCCTGCAATTGTCCGGGTCGAAGGCCGGCAGTACCTCAGGTTGACCGCTCCTTTCATGCATGCCGACGGATCGATTCACGTGAACTATCGTAATTACACCTCCATAGAAAAATTCAGCCCGGACGCCATTCCAAAGTTGATCGATACGCTGCACCCCTTCGGCAATGAGTCGCTCTTCTTCCCGAAGCAGAACTTCACGCCGACAGAAGAGACATACGGCACCAATCCCGGTTACTTCTACACCTATGTCATTCCCGTCTACGCGTACTACGAGAATGGGACGCAGGTAAAGATTTCTTCTGAAATTAAGGGAGTAAATGAATGGGTTGAGTCCTTCGATGCATGGATCTCTAATCGATATTCTGATAGGTATCGCCTCACCATCACCGGCGAACCGCAGGGCTGGATGCCTGCTGACGGTAAAATGATACGGGGATCGGGGGTCTATCGGGAGTGGCAGGTGGATCCTACCCCCAACGTCAGTGTCGGGTAACACACCTCTCTATTTATGACGGCGAGCGTATCCGAACACATCTATACCGGGAAGGAGCATTCCCTTCCATGCCCCGCCGCGCCCTCGCCCTCCCACTCGTCCTCTTCATTGCCCTGGTCTTTCTGAGCGGCTGCTTCTCGACGGAACCGTCTCTTTTGGTCGTCAGTTACACCTACGAACTCCAGATCCGGACGGATGCGCCCATCGAGAACGTGACGTTCCTCGTCCCCATCCCGACGTGCGGCGACCGTCCGGCCGTCGGTCCGGAACCGATCACCGTCGATTTCTACTCCGAGCGCCTGTCGCAGAATATCACTCCTGCAATTGTCCGGGTCGAAGGCCGGCAGTACCTCCAGTTGACCGCTCCTTTCATGCATGCCGAAAGATCGATTCACGTGCACTATCGTAATTACACCCCCATGAAAAAATTCAGCCCAGAAGTCGTTCCGCAATTGATCAATACGCTGTACCCCTTCGACAACGAGTCACTCTTCTTCCCAAAGCAAAACTTCACACCGAAAGAAGAAACACAGAACCCCGATTCCGGCTACGACTACTACACTATTCCTGTCTATGCGCACTACGAGAACGGGACGCGGGTGGAGATATATTCAGATCTGAGAGGATTGAATGAATGGGTCGAAGGATTCGATAACAATTGCGGGAATTACTATTCTGACTTCTACTATCTTTCCATCACCGGCGATCCGCAGGGCTGGATGCCTGCCAGCGGGATGATGAGGGTGGGGTCGGGGACCTACCGGGAGTGGCAGGTGGAGCCTACCCCCGACGCCAGTGCCGGTTCATGACCAATCCCCGCAGAACCCGACGACGACGGAAAAAAGATCCAGAACAGGGGCGCTCGCCGCTCCCCTCACGCCTCCTTGATCTCCAGCGTCGTCAGGATATCTGTCCGCGTCACGATGCCGACGACCTCCCCCTCCCTGACGACAGGAATCCTGCCGATGCCGGTCTGGGACATGATCCTCATCGCCTCGGTGAGCGGGGCGTCGGGCGGGAGGACGACAAGGTCCTTCGACATCAGGTCGCGCACCTGCATCGCCTCGCGGTCGAGGGCCGGCGCCGCATGGACGTCCCCGAGAGTGACCATGCCGACAAGACCGCCGCGGTCCATCACCGGGAAACCGAGGTGCTTCGTGTCGTACATCATCTTCACCACCTCGCTGACCGGCATGTCCGGCGGCACCGTCGTCACCGGCGCGGACATCACGTCGCCGACCGAGACGTCGCGGAGGAGGAAACTGTAGCGCACCGCCGTCGCCTCCTGGTTCGCCCCGATATAGATGAAGAAGGCGATGATGATCAGGATCGGGCTGAAGATGAGAAACCCGAAGATCCCGAAGAAGACCGCAAAGCCCCGCCCGATGTCGGCCGCGATCTTCGTCGCCTGGTGGAGTGGCATCTTCTTCGCAAGCCACGCCCGCAGCACCCGCCCCCCGTCCATCGGGAAGGCCGGGAGCAGGTTGAAGAGGAAGAGGACGAAGTTCAGCAGGGCCAGGTAGCCGAAGAAGTAGATGAGGACGCCGCCGACCTCAGGACTCAGGCGTCCCGCGTCCACGAGCCATACCGGCGCATAGGTGAGGGCGACAGATATGATCGCAACGCCGAGGCTTGCCAGGGGCCCGACAAGGGCCATCGGCAGTTCGACCTTCGGGTCGGGCAGACCCTCCTCCATGGAGGCGACGCCGCCGAAGATGAGAAGGGTGATGGAGTTGATCTTGAGGCCCATCGACCGCGCCACGACCGAGTGGGCAAGTTCATGGATGAGCACCCCGGCAAACAGGCCGAGCGATATCGCGGCCCCGAGGATGTACGGGGTAAGGCCCTGCAGAAAGAGAGTCATCGTGATCTCGACGCCGAACAGGCCGGCGATCATCGTGGCCGTCAGTGCGATCTGGCTCCCGATGATCCAGGCGAAGAGCGGGATCACGATAAGGAAAGTCCAGTGAAGATAGATAGGAATTCCGAATAGATGCCCGATTCGTAAGGATCCGTTCATGGGAAATGATAGTCTTTTTATCGTTTATAGTCTATACCATGAATCGATAGTGATGAAGACGCAGGTCACCGAACTTTTTGGCATGAGCGTATACACAGACAAGGCGATCTATGTAGGGGACGTGGACGATGTCCTGCTCGATATCGACGGGAAGAAGATCGAGTCCCTTGCTGTCGGCAACCTCAACCCCGAACTCTCCGATCCCAAGGGCCACCGCGGCTACCTTGTCCCCTTCAGGATCATCAAGGAAATCGGGGATATCATCGTCATACGCCATATTTCCGCAGCGTTCAAGAAGGCAAAGGGCGAGACGAAAGCCTGAGCCGGATGGTACGGCACAGCCATGGAAAACCATGAGATCTTCTCTAATCTTGCCCTCTACCCTCCGGTTTTTCTCCGCCTCGACGGGAGGGCATTCCACCGGCTGACCCGTACCTGTGAAAAGCCCTTCGACGCACGGTTTCATGCGGCGATGGTCGGGACCTGCAGGCACCTGATTGCAGAGAGCGGCCTCAACCCCCTCTGTGCCTATACCTTTTCAGACGAGATCAGTCTCTACCTCACCGTCCTGCCCTTCGGCGGCCGGGTGGAGAAACTGGACTCCATCGCCGCCTCCTATGCGGCGAGCGCCTTCACCCTGGAGTACGGGTGCGCCGAACCCGTCGCCTTCGACGCCAGGATCATCCCGGCGACGCCGGCGTACGCCGCCGAATACCTTGCGATGCGCCAGGCCGAGGCATGGCGAAACCACATCAATGCCTACTGCCAGGCCGCCCTGCAGGACGAGGGTCTCACCTCGCGTGCGGCGGCTGCGCGCCTCCTCGGCATGAAGGCCGAGGATATGCACGGCCTGATGTTCTCCCGCGGCGTCAACCTTGCCGAGACCCCGGCCTGGCAGAGGCGGGGCACCCTGGTGCGGAAGGGAAGATACACAAAAGAGGGGATGAATCCCCTGACCGGGGAAAAAGTGACGGTCGAGAGGCAGGGCGTCGTCGCCGACGAAGTCCTGCCCCTCTTCTCGGCCCCTGAGGGCCGGGCCTATCTCTCCTCACTCCTCGGCGCGTGAGAGGCCCATCCGCATCTCCACGCCTTCGACCTCCCATTCTGCGGCCTGTTCCCAGGTGCCGGCAAGGGCGTCGCCCTCGTGGACGTCGAGCGCCTTCGCGCGCACCTCGCCCGAGATTGCCTCCGCCCATCCGGCCACGAGAGCCGCGATGCGGGGGTCCGCGACCGCGACCTCGGCGACGATGTTCTCCTCGACCTTGAGGTCGCGCTGCCGCCGCATCTCCTGGAAACGCCTGATCACCTCGCGGGCATAGCCTTCGGCCTCGATCTCCGGAGTGAGGGCCACGTCCACATAGACGGTGGCGTCCTGCATCGGGGCGGCGAAGACATCTGCCGGGAGTTCCTCGTCGAAGGTCACCATTTCCGGGGTGACCTCGTACGCCCCGGCGGTTGCCGTGCCGGTCTCGGCAAGAGCGGCCTTCAGCGCGTTGCCGTCGGCCGCCTCGATCGCCGCCTTTACCTTCGGGGCCTCTTTGCCGAATTTCGGCCCGAGTACCCGCATCACCGGTTCGGCCTTCCAGCCGATCCTTTCCCAGCGGCCGGCGACGACGGTGACAGCCTTCGCATTCGCCCGCGTGCAGCAGAGAGCGTTGAGGCGGGTGACCGCCTCCTGCACCGCGGCCGAGGAGGTGACGACGACGACCTCGCCGACAGGCCAGCGGAGTTTCCTCTTCCCGTCCTGCCTGGCCGTTGCCGAGGCGTCGTCGAAGGCCTGCACGACGGCCATCGCCGTCTCCAGGTTCCTGTCGATGAGGGCGGCGTCCGCCTCGGGCCAGTCGAGCATGTGGACGCTCCGGGGATCGCCGCTGCAGCGCAGGTTCCCGTAGATCGCCTCTGTCAGGTGGGGGGTGAAGGGCGAGAGGAGCTGGACCAGACGGCGGAGGACATAGTACACCGTCTCGTAGGCGTACCTCTTCTCGGGTGCGTCCTCTTCGAGCCACATCCGCGGCCGCACCAGCTGGAGGTACCAGCGGGAGACGTCCTCCAGGATGAAGGTGATGAGAGACCGGGTGATCTTGTGGAGGTTGCACTCCGCGAAGTCGGCGTCGATCTCCTCGGTGAGGGTGTTGACCCGCGAGAGGATCCACCTGTCCTCGTCAGGCATCGCGGCGAGCATCCCGGCGACCGCGTCCTCGTCCCAGTGGCCGTCTGCCTTCTGCGCGGGCGCGAAGTTGTCCAGGGCCATGTACGGCAGGGGGAAGCGGTAGACGTTCCAGAGGATGTTCAGGGCCCGGTTGACCGTCTTCACACCCTCCCAGTTGAACTTCATGTCGTCCCAGGGGGCGTTTGCCGAGAGGACGTACAGGCGCAGCACGTCCACGCCGCCTTTCTCGATGACCTCGCCGGGCGTCACGACATTGCCGAGGCTCTTCGACATCTTCTTTCCCTCGGCGTCCAGGGCGAAGCCGTGCATCAGGACAGACTTGTACGGCGCCCGGCCGAAGGCGACCATCGAGGCGCCGAGCTGCGAGTAGAACCAGCCGCGGGTCTGGTCCTGCCCCTCGGTGATGAAGTCGGCAGGCCAGTACTTCTCGAAGTCCTCCCTGTTTCCGGGGAACCCGAGAGTCGCCCAGGAGGCGACGGCCGAGTCGAACCAGACATCGAAGATGTCGGAGACCCGGTGCATGGTGCCGCCGCAGCTGCACGGGATGGTCACCGTGTCCA
This window encodes:
- the ileS gene encoding isoleucine--tRNA ligase, translated to MKEVTSSYDAKAVEASAREFWRANDTYHAVKDLRRSGKQFFFVDGPPYTTGHIHLGTAWNKILKDAILRHQRMCGMNVIERAGYDMHGLPIEVQVEHELGFASKKDIETFGIDRFIESCRTYAIARMGEMSDQFRELGIWLDFDEPYQTLKKEYIEAAWWTLKEAEKNGMLERGSRVVNWCPRCETAIADSEVEYADATDPSIYVKFPVKGQADEYLVIWTTTPWTLPANVAVAAHPEITYALVLARKDGAEERLWMAEGLVKEVLKKGRYQSFDVIRTVPGTDLVGMEYESPLAEFVPAQKEIAHRVVLADYVALENTGLVHTAPGHGWDDYLTGIRENLPILCPVDGTGRFTKKGGVFEGLYVKDAETNQKVLDALGHHLLHQGTITHRYGHCWRCKTPIIFRATEQWFIKAADMRDRLLDEVAKVRWYPEWAGSARFHDWVKEARDWCISRQRYWGIPIPVWQCDTCETRRVIGTVAELEKASGMEVKDPHRPYVDTVTIPCSCGGTMHRVSDIFDVWFDSAVASWATLGFPGNREDFEKYWPADFITEGQDQTRGWFYSQLGASMVAFGRAPYKSVLMHGFALDAEGKKMSKSLGNVVTPGEVIEKGGVDVLRLYVLSANAPWDDMKFNWEGVKTVNRALNILWNVYRFPLPYMALDNFAPAQKADGHWDEDAVAGMLAAMPDEDRWILSRVNTLTEEIDADFAECNLHKITRSLITFILEDVSRWYLQLVRPRMWLEEDAPEKRYAYETVYYVLRRLVQLLSPFTPHLTEAIYGNLRCSGDPRSVHMLDWPEADAALIDRNLETAMAVVQAFDDASATARQDGKRKLRWPVGEVVVVTSSAAVQEAVTRLNALCCTRANAKAVTVVAGRWERIGWKAEPVMRVLGPKFGKEAPKVKAAIEAADGNALKAALAETGTATAGAYEVTPEMVTFDEELPADVFAAPMQDATVYVDVALTPEIEAEGYAREVIRRFQEMRRQRDLKVEENIVAEVAVADPRIAALVAGWAEAISGEVRAKALDVHEGDALAGTWEQAAEWEVEGVEMRMGLSRAEE
- a CDS encoding tRNA(His) guanylyltransferase Thg1 family protein yields the protein MENHEIFSNLALYPPVFLRLDGRAFHRLTRTCEKPFDARFHAAMVGTCRHLIAESGLNPLCAYTFSDEISLYLTVLPFGGRVEKLDSIAASYAASAFTLEYGCAEPVAFDARIIPATPAYAAEYLAMRQAEAWRNHINAYCQAALQDEGLTSRAAAARLLGMKAEDMHGLMFSRGVNLAETPAWQRRGTLVRKGRYTKEGMNPLTGEKVTVERQGVVADEVLPLFSAPEGRAYLSSLLGA
- a CDS encoding CBS domain-containing protein, which codes for MNGSLRIGHLFGIPIYLHWTFLIVIPLFAWIIGSQIALTATMIAGLFGVEITMTLFLQGLTPYILGAAISLGLFAGVLIHELAHSVVARSMGLKINSITLLIFGGVASMEEGLPDPKVELPMALVGPLASLGVAIISVALTYAPVWLVDAGRLSPEVGGVLIYFFGYLALLNFVLFLFNLLPAFPMDGGRVLRAWLAKKMPLHQATKIAADIGRGFAVFFGIFGFLIFSPILIIIAFFIYIGANQEATAVRYSFLLRDVSVGDVMSAPVTTVPPDMPVSEVVKMMYDTKHLGFPVMDRGGLVGMVTLGDVHAAPALDREAMQVRDLMSKDLVVLPPDAPLTEAMRIMSQTGIGRIPVVREGEVVGIVTRTDILTTLEIKEA
- a CDS encoding Yip1 family protein yields the protein MPPRIIEKVKGFVMHPVEAFRNARSDDPGDVLKYFVVLLAINLTLLTIFIIGWLFSYTLTSGGNAAALVFDGITFVIGELIGGTVLFFLACMVFHLFVALVVGGKSIEQTFRALAYGATPGLLLGWIPLIGLIAWIWTAALVIIGVRELHETSTLRAAVAVLLPVAILVVLFFVMLFALVMVRGGV
- a CDS encoding PRC-barrel domain-containing protein; the protein is MKTQVTELFGMSVYTDKAIYVGDVDDVLLDIDGKKIESLAVGNLNPELSDPKGHRGYLVPFRIIKEIGDIIVIRHISAAFKKAKGETKA